A window from Neobacillus sp. PS3-40 encodes these proteins:
- a CDS encoding CotO family spore coat protein — translation MNKSLEKTYFFPLLYIQQPQMKSPKAKMQSDFRFWDKREPIKRKKETNDEEKNTIEGLEEKVGEEQEKLDKSNSENKLIKEEIGIQNSVNESNIVKGEYHPEFINKNSEVRDSDYVQPMDSSVYVHNRTEEKNEAQAPQKRVPFNEQGFEDKVRYLTAIPMTTVKILFEFIMTDKKYTGYFLSNKDNFLQVMQIEGKDPIRLPLHSLMDIRMIGI, via the coding sequence ATGAATAAGAGCTTGGAAAAAACCTATTTTTTTCCTTTATTATATATACAACAACCTCAGATGAAGTCTCCAAAGGCAAAAATGCAATCTGACTTCAGGTTTTGGGATAAAAGAGAACCGATCAAGAGAAAAAAAGAAACTAACGATGAAGAAAAGAATACTATAGAAGGCCTTGAGGAAAAAGTAGGAGAAGAACAGGAAAAATTGGATAAGAGTAATTCCGAAAATAAACTAATAAAAGAAGAAATAGGGATTCAAAATAGTGTAAATGAAAGTAATATCGTAAAGGGAGAATATCATCCCGAATTTATTAATAAGAATTCTGAGGTACGAGACTCTGACTATGTGCAACCAATGGATTCGAGCGTGTATGTCCATAACCGTACAGAAGAAAAAAATGAAGCACAAGCTCCCCAAAAAAGAGTTCCATTTAATGAACAGGGATTTGAAGATAAAGTAAGATATTTAACAGCAATCCCCATGACCACGGTAAAAATTCTTTTTGAATTTATCATGACTGATAAGAAATATACCGGATATTTTCTTTCAAACAAGGATAATTTTTTACAGGTTATGCAGATTGAAGGAAAAGATCCAATAAGACTGCCATTGCAT
- the fabI gene encoding enoyl-ACP reductase FabI: MTLSLAGKTYVVMGVANKRSIAWGIARSLHNAGARLIFTYAGERLESSVRELADSLEAENTLVLPCDVTNDEEIAKCFATIKDEASVIHGVAHCIAFANKEELQGEYLNTTRDGFLLAQNISSYSLTAVTKEARGLMTEGGSIVTLTYLGGEKVIKNYNVMGVAKASLDASVRYLAADLGKEGIRVNSISAGPIRTLSAKGVGDFNASLRELEEKAPLRRATTPEEVGDTALFLFSDLSRGITGENIHVDSGYHIL, translated from the coding sequence ATGACTCTTTCTTTAGCTGGAAAAACATATGTCGTAATGGGTGTTGCTAATAAACGTAGTATTGCATGGGGAATTGCGCGTTCTTTACATAATGCAGGCGCAAGATTAATTTTCACATACGCTGGTGAAAGACTTGAGAGCAGTGTTCGCGAACTTGCCGATTCACTTGAAGCTGAAAATACACTAGTATTACCATGTGATGTAACAAATGATGAGGAAATTGCAAAATGTTTTGCAACGATTAAAGATGAAGCTAGTGTGATCCATGGAGTAGCACACTGTATTGCTTTTGCGAATAAGGAAGAGCTTCAGGGTGAATATCTGAATACAACTCGTGATGGATTCTTACTTGCTCAAAATATTAGCTCATATTCTTTAACAGCAGTCACGAAGGAAGCACGCGGCCTAATGACTGAGGGCGGAAGCATTGTTACACTTACCTACTTAGGTGGGGAGAAAGTAATTAAGAACTATAATGTCATGGGTGTTGCTAAAGCATCACTTGATGCAAGTGTTCGTTATCTTGCTGCTGATTTAGGCAAAGAAGGCATCCGCGTAAACTCCATTTCTGCAGGACCAATTCGTACCTTGTCCGCAAAAGGAGTAGGAGATTTTAACGCGAGCTTAAGAGAACTTGAAGAAAAAGCTCCACTACGTCGAGCAACTACACCAGAAGAAGTCGGTGATACGGCATTATTCTTATTCAGTGATCTTTCACGTGGAATCACAGGAGAAAATATTCACGTTGATTCCGGATACCATATTCTATAA
- a CDS encoding RluA family pseudouridine synthase produces MMSNRFSIQWVIDQQSSGKLIKEYLREQEISRTALTDIKFKGGAILVNDKEENVRYKLQQEDSLKLIFPSEIPSKGIPGEDIPLDIVYEDNYLLVVNKPAGMNTIPSREHPSGSLANALVRYYQTIGTEATSHIVTRLDRNTSGIVLIAKHRHVHHLFSKQQKSGGVKRTYEAFASMHIAENNGTIKEPIGRKDDSIIEREVRADGQYACTHFQVLARFDTFTHIQLQLETGRTHQIRVHMSFLGHPLLGDDLYGGNTSIINRQALHCRQITFPHPFLKQEMTFSVPLPRDMNDVLLKQS; encoded by the coding sequence ATGATGTCTAATCGTTTTAGTATTCAATGGGTCATTGATCAACAAAGTTCGGGAAAGCTGATTAAAGAATATCTAAGAGAACAAGAAATATCTCGGACCGCTCTAACGGATATTAAGTTTAAAGGCGGGGCCATTCTTGTTAATGACAAGGAAGAAAATGTTCGTTATAAATTGCAGCAAGAGGACTCTCTAAAATTGATTTTCCCGTCTGAGATACCGAGTAAAGGTATTCCAGGTGAGGATATTCCATTAGATATTGTCTATGAGGATAATTATTTGCTGGTAGTGAACAAGCCGGCAGGAATGAACACTATCCCTTCTAGAGAACATCCTTCTGGAAGTCTCGCAAATGCACTTGTAAGATATTATCAAACAATTGGAACTGAAGCCACGTCCCATATTGTAACCCGTCTTGACAGGAATACTTCTGGGATCGTGTTAATTGCGAAACATCGCCATGTCCATCATTTATTTAGTAAGCAGCAAAAAAGTGGTGGTGTGAAAAGAACGTATGAGGCGTTTGCTAGCATGCATATTGCAGAAAATAACGGTACCATTAAAGAGCCAATCGGAAGAAAAGATGATAGTATCATTGAGCGGGAAGTACGTGCAGATGGACAATATGCCTGCACCCATTTTCAGGTACTCGCAAGATTTGATACCTTTACCCATATCCAGCTACAGCTCGAAACAGGCAGAACACATCAGATAAGAGTCCACATGTCATTTTTGGGACATCCATTGCTTGGAGATGATCTTTATGGGGGGAATACCTCTATTATCAATCGTCAGGCATTGCATTGTAGGCAGATCACATTTCCCCACCCATTTTTGAAGCAAGAAATGACGTTTTCGGTGCCGCTTCCTCGGGACATGAATGATGTTTTATTAAAACAAAGCTGA
- the prpE gene encoding bis(5'-nucleosyl)-tetraphosphatase PrpE: MNIDIIGDLHGCLREFQDLTEKLGYKWDSGIPIHANERVLGFVGDLTDRGPESLKVIDIIYRLVAQKKAFYTPGNHCNKLYRYFLGNKVLVAHGLETTVAEFKALDKKNQQITRQKFLELYETAPIYLTLDNQKLIISHAGIKNEYIGRTDSKVKSFVLYGDITGEKHPDGSPVRRDWAKEYNGDACIVYGHTPVKEARIINNTYNVDTGAVFGGKLTALRYPEMDIVSVPSTMPYIEEKFKDFA, translated from the coding sequence TTGAATATTGACATAATTGGAGATCTTCATGGCTGTTTGAGAGAATTTCAAGACTTAACAGAAAAGCTTGGTTACAAATGGGATAGCGGAATTCCAATCCATGCTAATGAACGTGTACTTGGCTTTGTTGGCGATTTAACTGACCGTGGACCAGAATCTCTAAAAGTAATTGATATTATCTATAGACTTGTTGCTCAAAAAAAAGCATTTTACACTCCTGGTAATCACTGTAATAAATTGTATCGGTACTTCCTTGGAAACAAGGTATTAGTTGCCCATGGGCTTGAAACCACTGTTGCTGAATTTAAAGCGTTGGACAAAAAGAATCAACAGATCACTCGCCAAAAGTTTCTCGAGCTATATGAGACAGCACCAATCTATCTAACATTAGACAACCAAAAGCTTATCATCTCCCATGCGGGAATAAAAAATGAGTATATTGGAAGGACCGATTCAAAGGTTAAATCATTTGTTCTTTACGGAGATATAACTGGTGAAAAGCACCCTGATGGGTCACCAGTCCGGCGAGATTGGGCCAAAGAATACAATGGTGATGCTTGTATAGTTTATGGTCATACCCCCGTCAAAGAAGCACGAATCATCAACAATACGTATAATGTTGATACCGGGGCTGTTTTTGGTGGAAAACTAACTGCATTGAGATATCCTGAAATGGACATTGTTTCCGTTCCATCTACGATGCCGTATATTGAAGAAAAATTTAAGGATTTTGCTTAA